A single region of the Drosophila takahashii strain IR98-3 E-12201 chromosome 2R, DtakHiC1v2, whole genome shotgun sequence genome encodes:
- the Sps1 gene encoding inactive selenide, water dikinase-like protein yields the protein MSYAADVLNSAHLELHGGGDAELRRPFDPTAHDLDASFRLTRFADLKGRGCKVPQDVLSKLVSALQQDYSAQDQEPQFLNVAIPRIGIGLDCSVIPLRHGGLCLVQTTDFFYPIVDDPYMMGKIACANVLSDLYAMGVTDCDNMLMLLAVSTKMTEKERDVVIPLIMRGFKDSALEAGTTVTGGQSVVNPWCTIGGVASTICQPNEYIVPDNAVVGDVLVLTKPLGTQVAVNAHQWIDQPERWNRIKLVVSEEDVRKAYHRAMNSMSRLNRVAARLMHKYNAHGATDITGFGLLGHAQTLAAHQKKDVSFVIHNLPVIAKMAAVAKACGNMFQLLQGHSAETSGGLLICLPREQAAAYCKDIEKQEGYQAWIIGIVEKGNKTARIIDKPRVIEVPAKD from the coding sequence ATGAGCTACGCCGCTGATGTCCTGAACTCGGCCCACTTGGAGCTGCATGGCGGCGGCGACGCGGAGCTGCGTCGTCCCTTCGATCCCACGGCCCACGATTTGGACGCCTCCTTCCGGCTCACCCGGTTCGCTGACCTCAAGGGACGCGGCTGCAAGGTGCCGCAGGATGTGCTCTCCAAGCTGGTGTCCGCCCTGCAGCAGGACTACTCCGCCCAGGACCAGGAGCCGCAGTTCCTCAACGTGGCCATCCCGAGGATCGGCATCGGTCTCGACTGCTCCGTCATTCCGCTGCGGCACGGCGGCCTCTGCCTGGTGCAGACCACCGATTTCTTCTACCCCATTGTCGATGATCCCTACATGATGGGCAAGATCGCCTGCGCCAATGTGCTGAGCGATTTGTACGCCATGGGAGTCACCGATTGCGACAATATGCTGATGCTCCTGGCGGTCAGCACCAAGATGACGGAGAAGGAGCGCGATGTGGTCATTCCGCTGATCATGCGTGGCTTCAAGGACTCTGCCTTGGAGGCGGGAACCACTGTAACTGGGGGTCAGAGCGTGGTCAACCCATGGTGCACCATTGGCGGCGTGGCCTCGACCATTTGCCAGCCCAACGAGTACATTGTGCCCGATAATGCCGTCGTAGGCGACGTCCTGGTGCTGACCAAGCCCCTGGGCACCCAGGTGGCGGTGAATGCCCACCAGTGGATCGACCAGCCGGAGCGCTGGAACCGCATCAAGCTGGTGGTGTCCGAGGAGGATGTGCGCAAGGCCTATCATCGCGCCATGAACTCCATGTCGCGGCTGAACCGCGTGGCCGCTCGCCTCATGCACAAGTACAATGCCCACGGGGCCACCGACATCACGGGATTCGGATTACTCGGTCACGCTCAAACTTTGGCCGCCCATCAGAAGAAGGACGTGTCGTTCGTCATCCACAATCTGCCGGTGATCGCCAAGATGGCCGCGGTGGCCAAGGCCTGCGGCAACATGTTCCAGCTGCTGCAGGGCCACTCGGCCGAGACCTCGGGTGGATTGCTCATCTGCCTGCCGCGCGAACAGGCGGCCGCCTATTGCAAGGACATCGAGAAGCAGGAGGGCTACCAGGCCTGGATCATTGGCATTGTCGAGAAGGGCAACAAGACCGCTCGCATCATCGACAAGCCGCGCGTCATCGAGGTGCCCGCCAAGGATTAG